In Candidatus Aminicenantes bacterium, the DNA window CGTATTGGGATTCGATACCGAGAGCCGGCCGGCCTTCAAGAAAGGTGAGTCATACCCTGTTTCTCTGATCCAATTGGCCACTCCGGATACGGTTTACCTGTTTCACCTGACCCATATCGAAATCGACGATCGACTTGCAAAAATCCTTGCCAGCAAGCGCATAAAGAAAGTGGGAATCGCTTTAAACAACGACCTGGACAAATTGAGTGAGTTGCGGCCCATGAAAGCCGCGGGATTTGTCGACCTGTCCCGAATCGCCTCAGAAAAAGGGATTGTCCAGCAGGGCGCTCGCAGCCTGGCGGCCCGTTATCTGCATCAGCGACTCATCAAATCCTCCCAGCGCACCAATTGGGCACGCCGGGAATTAACGGAAAAACAGAAATTGTACGCCGCCACCGATGCATGGGTTTGCCTGGAAATCTACTTCTTACTCCTGGCGGACAACAGGACCTACCTTCCTCCTACTGAAACCGATACCTGCAATGAAAATGGAGAGGCTTCAATTCAGTAGAGTCCTCCTTCCGATTTTGACCATTCCTGTTTTGACTTTTCGCTGCGGTTGGTTTATAAGAAAGTAGCGAAACGTCCGGTACATGTTCCCGGCACGAGTGACGAGATGAACCATTACAGCAATCCCGAAAAAACCATATTCCTGGCTTCCGACCATGCGGGTTTCTCGTTGAAAACCGCCGTGAAGCGGATCCTGGGTGAATTCAACCTGGACGTTCATGACCTGGGCCCGGAAAACGATGAGCCCGCCAGCTGGGCCGAATACGGGGCATATGGAGCCGGTGCTGTGGCACGGGACCCGGACCGCCTGAGAGCCATTCTGATTTGCGGTTCCGGCATCGGCATGTCGATTGTGGCCAACAAGTTCCCCGGGGTCCGGGCCGCCCTCTGCCATGACGCCGCCGCCGCCGCCATGTCCAGGCGCCATAACAACGCCAACGTACTCTGCCTGGGTGGCCGTGTTATTTCGGAGAAAA includes these proteins:
- a CDS encoding 3'-5' exonuclease domain-containing protein 2 — translated: MLEPILENRISKDFINTLPPLRFRGHIELINRPDQIRKATRHLRRHRVLGFDTESRPAFKKGESYPVSLIQLATPDTVYLFHLTHIEIDDRLAKILASKRIKKVGIALNNDLDKLSELRPMKAAGFVDLSRIASEKGIVQQGARSLAARYLHQRLIKSSQRTNWARRELTEKQKLYAATDAWVCLEIYFLLLADNRTYLPPTETDTCNENGEASIQ
- the rpiB gene encoding ribose 5-phosphate isomerase B, whose protein sequence is MNHYSNPEKTIFLASDHAGFSLKTAVKRILGEFNLDVHDLGPENDEPASWAEYGAYGAGAVARDPDRLRAILICGSGIGMSIVANKFPGVRAALCHDAAAAAMSRRHNNANVLCLGGRVISEKTAEDIIHTWLVTAFDGGRHQVRLDYLQKTVELPNFCKDQ